In Hymenobacter volaticus, the genomic window GTAAAAGCACGCCAAGTGCTTAGAGCAGGCCGTAGAAGCAAAGAAGCGGTAGTGAACAATCCTGTCATTCGTTTCAGAAAGAAAATAGTACTTGCTAGACCGCAGGCTACTGTACAGCCTCGAACTGACGCAGGAACCGCAGATCGTTTTCCGTGAATAGGCGCAGGTCCTTGATCTGGTACTTAAGCATCGTAATACGCTCGATGCCCATGCCCCACGCATACCCTGAATAACGCTCTGGGTCGATGCCAGATTGCTCTAGCACTGCCGGATCTACCATACCACTGCCACCGATTTCAACCCAGCCGGTTTGTTTGCAAATATTGCAGCCTTTGCCTTTGCAGATCAGGCAGGTGATGTCAATTTCGGCGCTAGGCTCCGTGAACGGGAAGAAGGAGGGACGGAAACGAACTTGCACGTCGTTGCCGAATAACTCCTGCACGAAGTAGTATACCGTCTGTTTTAGATCGGCGAAACTGACGTTTTCATCCACAAATAGAGCTTCTACCTGATGGAACATCATGTGGGCGCGGGCCGAAATAGCTTCGTTGCGGTACACACGGCCCGGCATGATGCTGCGGATAGGCGGCTTCTGTGTTTGCATCACTCGTACCTGCACGGGGCTGGTATGAGTGCGCAGCAACCACTCTTGCTCACCGGGGG contains:
- the pheS gene encoding phenylalanine--tRNA ligase subunit alpha; translated protein: MQENITRLRAEIETYDLSTPELLDQFRIAYTGRKGQLADLFDQLKTVPQEQRRAVGQELNQLKQQALARFEERQHELEVATRNAPADPTFDYTLPAIPNQLGTRHPLNLVREEIVRVLSRIGFNVAEGPEIEDDWHNFTALNFPENHPARDMQDTFFVHRTPGEQEWLLRTHTSPVQVRVMQTQKPPIRSIMPGRVYRNEAISARAHMMFHQVEALFVDENVSFADLKQTVYYFVQELFGNDVQVRFRPSFFPFTEPSAEIDITCLICKGKGCNICKQTGWVEIGGSGMVDPAVLEQSGIDPERYSGYAWGMGIERITMLKYQIKDLRLFTENDLRFLRQFEAVQ